The Rhodothermales bacterium genomic interval GGGTACCTCATTGCCCTATCCGACATGCCGCGGCTTTCGCCCTCGACGCCCGCCGGCGTGCTCGCGGCGTTTCGCGCCGCCGAGGCGCTGCGACCAGGCGCCATCGTCATCCCCGTCTACCAGGGTCGGCGTGGCCATCCGGTGGTGTTCTCTGTTGTTTATCGCGAAGAGATTCTAGCACACGACGAGCCTGAAGGCTGCCGCGGGATCGTCAAACGCCACGCCCACCGGGTCATCGAAATGCCCACGGAAGATGAAGGGGCGGTGTGGGATGTGGATACAATGGAAGCAGGGCAAAAGGAAAAAGGGAAAAGGAAAAGTGGATGTT includes:
- a CDS encoding nucleotidyltransferase family protein, which codes for MSGILLAAGLSRRMGEINKLLLEVDGAPMVVHAANRLMEADVDERIVVLGHEAGRVREALNGFDVRFVENPGYPQGMTSSIQAGVRAVSPASAGYLIALSDMPRLSPSTPAGVLAAFRAAEALRPGAIVIPVYQGRRGHPVVFSVVYREEILAHDEPEGCRGIVKRHAHRVIEMPTEDEGAVWDVDTMEAGQKEKGKRKSGC